From the Terriglobia bacterium genome, one window contains:
- a CDS encoding MFS transporter, whose amino-acid sequence MNDRRDLPLIYAAAFLRSAGVGMMGVLLGVYLARAGLSPSSIGVAIAAGLIGTTAATALMSWKGDRLGRRRMLAALAVLTALGGMALALTTRTPILIPLAVLGMINGTGTDRSAAFALEQAVIPGLTTAKSRTWALSWYNVVLDGSGAIGAVAAGAPALVHARMGIAVGDAYRLVFAGFAAANLIAAVLYAFLSERVEAARPHEERPPVSPRTRRIVRNLAALFAIDSFGGGFLTDALVAYWFFQRFGVSVQVLGMVFGVVHVLNALSHLGAAWLAQRIGLLNTMVFTHLPSSVFLVLVPLAPSFHLATALFFLREALVEMDVPSRQSYVAAVVEPHERTFASGVTNLTRNLMWAAGSSAAGMFMQNVAFSAPLVAGGSIKILYDLLLYRAFRKVKPPEER is encoded by the coding sequence ATGAACGACCGCCGCGACCTGCCGCTGATCTATGCCGCGGCGTTTCTGCGCTCCGCCGGCGTGGGCATGATGGGCGTACTGCTGGGCGTGTACCTGGCGCGCGCGGGATTGTCGCCGTCGAGCATCGGCGTGGCGATCGCCGCCGGGCTGATCGGAACGACCGCGGCGACGGCGCTGATGAGCTGGAAAGGCGATCGTCTGGGGCGGCGGCGAATGCTGGCCGCACTCGCGGTTTTGACTGCGCTCGGCGGCATGGCGCTGGCGCTAACCACGCGCACGCCGATCCTGATTCCGCTGGCGGTGCTGGGCATGATCAACGGCACCGGCACCGATCGCAGCGCCGCCTTCGCACTCGAGCAGGCGGTGATTCCGGGGCTGACGACGGCGAAGTCGCGGACCTGGGCGCTCTCCTGGTACAACGTAGTTCTCGATGGCAGTGGCGCGATCGGCGCGGTGGCGGCGGGCGCGCCCGCCTTGGTTCACGCGCGCATGGGAATCGCGGTTGGCGATGCCTACCGTCTGGTGTTTGCCGGATTCGCGGCTGCGAACCTGATCGCGGCGGTGCTGTATGCGTTTCTTTCGGAGCGCGTGGAGGCCGCCAGACCGCACGAGGAAAGGCCGCCGGTGTCGCCGCGCACGCGCCGCATCGTACGCAATCTGGCGGCGCTATTCGCCATTGACAGCTTCGGCGGAGGATTCCTAACTGACGCGCTGGTGGCCTACTGGTTTTTCCAGCGTTTCGGCGTTTCCGTGCAGGTTCTGGGCATGGTATTCGGCGTGGTGCACGTGCTGAACGCGCTGTCCCACTTGGGCGCGGCGTGGCTGGCGCAACGCATCGGATTGCTGAACACGATGGTGTTCACGCACTTGCCGTCGAGCGTTTTCCTGGTGCTGGTGCCGCTCGCGCCGAGTTTTCACTTGGCCACGGCACTGTTTTTCCTGCGCGAGGCGCTGGTGGAGATGGACGTGCCGTCACGGCAATCCTATGTCGCCGCCGTAGTGGAGCCGCACGAGCGCACTTTCGCCAGCGGGGTCACGAACTTGACGCGGAATTTGATGTGGGCGGCGGGATCGTCGGCGGCGGGAATGTTCATGCAAAACGTGGCGTTTTCGGCGCCGCTGGTCGCGGGCGGGTCAATCAAGATCTTGTACGACTTGCTGCTGTATCGCGCTTTCCGCAAGGTGAAGCCACCGGAAGAACGGTAG
- a CDS encoding chromate resistance protein, translating into MKWITRRNIKVDRVACPWLIRRFVDREAEFMFVEEGQLLEVAAREQATPFDAPKLAAVKLNHRGERCSFEAIIEDYNLQDPPLQRLALIVRAADVKGQEPVAPEGFGLRAIAEGFAALGISDEERLARQFPVYDALYCYAQLRER; encoded by the coding sequence GTGAAGTGGATCACTCGCAGGAACATCAAGGTGGACCGCGTCGCATGCCCGTGGCTGATCCGGCGGTTCGTGGATCGTGAAGCCGAGTTTATGTTTGTGGAGGAAGGGCAACTGCTGGAGGTGGCAGCACGCGAACAGGCGACGCCGTTCGACGCACCGAAGCTGGCGGCGGTAAAACTCAATCATCGGGGCGAGCGCTGCTCGTTCGAGGCGATCATCGAAGACTACAACTTGCAGGATCCGCCGCTGCAGCGACTGGCACTGATCGTGCGCGCCGCGGACGTCAAAGGGCAGGAGCCGGTGGCGCCGGAAGGTTTCGGCCTGCGCGCCATCGCCGAGGGATTCGCGGCGCTGGGTATTTCAGACGAAGAGCGCTTGGCGCGGCAATTCCCGGTGTATGACGCACTGTACTGCTACGCGCAACTGCGAGAACGGTGA
- a CDS encoding potassium channel family protein, protein MDVAAAIAGVLVVAGVLLEAFETVVLPRRVTRRFRLTRGFYRYTWRPWAAVARHIRRLRRRESFLALYGPMSLILLLALWAVGLVLGFALLQWAAGSTVEGGGNSRTFATDLYFSGTTLFTLGLGDVTPRAAISRVLTVIESGMGLGFLALVLSYLPVVYQSFSRREVNVSLLDGRAGTPPTAAELVRRNIDPQDGNLREILHEWEHSAAEMLESHISYPVLGYFRSQHDNQSWVAALTAVLDASALCQSIDGAPARQAQLTFAMARHAIVDLAQVFNTPPRDPPQPRLTPESLQQLRQQLAEGGIQLLATADAEQRLAKLRSMYEPYIAALAEYFLVQLPPWFRPPEAHDNWRTSRWGGQHTI, encoded by the coding sequence ATGGATGTGGCCGCGGCGATTGCGGGGGTGCTGGTCGTTGCCGGAGTCTTGCTCGAAGCGTTTGAAACGGTGGTGCTGCCGCGTCGCGTTACCCGCCGCTTTCGACTCACGCGAGGCTTTTACCGCTACACCTGGCGGCCCTGGGCCGCCGTCGCGCGGCATATCCGAAGACTTCGCCGCCGCGAAAGTTTTCTCGCACTGTATGGTCCCATGTCCCTGATCCTGCTGCTGGCCTTGTGGGCCGTCGGCCTGGTCCTCGGCTTTGCGCTGTTGCAATGGGCCGCCGGTTCCACCGTCGAGGGCGGCGGCAATTCACGCACCTTTGCCACCGATCTCTACTTCAGCGGGACTACGCTGTTCACGCTCGGCTTGGGCGACGTAACTCCGCGCGCCGCGATTTCACGTGTACTCACCGTCATCGAGAGTGGCATGGGCCTCGGCTTTCTCGCCTTGGTCCTCAGCTACCTGCCGGTGGTCTACCAATCTTTCTCGCGCCGCGAAGTGAATGTCTCGCTGCTTGACGGACGCGCCGGGACGCCGCCAACAGCTGCCGAGCTGGTGCGCCGCAATATCGATCCCCAGGACGGAAACCTGCGCGAAATCCTGCACGAGTGGGAACACTCCGCCGCCGAAATGCTGGAGAGCCACATCTCCTATCCCGTGCTCGGATACTTCCGCTCGCAGCACGACAACCAGTCGTGGGTTGCCGCGCTCACCGCCGTCCTTGATGCGTCCGCGCTCTGCCAGTCCATTGACGGCGCACCCGCGCGCCAGGCGCAGCTCACCTTTGCCATGGCCAGGCACGCCATCGTGGACCTGGCGCAGGTCTTCAACACTCCGCCGCGAGATCCGCCGCAGCCGCGCCTGACACCCGAATCCCTTCAGCAACTCCGTCAACAGTTGGCCGAGGGCGGCATCCAGTTGCTCGCCACCGCCGACGCGGAACAAAGGCTCGCCAAACTGCGTAGCATGTATGAGCCCTACATTGCGGCCCTGGCCGAGTATTTCCTGGTGCAGTTGCCGCCGTGGTTTCGCCCGCCGGAGGCACATGACAACTGGCGCACCAGCCGCTGGGGCGGGCAGCACACGATTTGA